The following coding sequences are from one Microbacterium wangchenii window:
- a CDS encoding helix-turn-helix domain-containing protein, with amino-acid sequence MDAALDQIGPRLRAARRDRGWTLEDLATRAGMSASTLSRLESGKRQASLALLLPLTRQLGLRIDDLLPATPADPRIRRPVERRDGMVIAPLTLEHSPIKTYKVTFPPAEEAPAPRVHDGYEWVFVLSGRLRLALDGHEHLIERGEAAEFDTRTPHSLSATAEGPVEVVSIFSASGERIHTRGVEAQPDGGD; translated from the coding sequence ATGGATGCCGCCCTGGACCAGATCGGACCGCGCCTTCGCGCCGCCCGTCGCGACCGCGGATGGACGCTCGAAGACCTCGCGACGCGCGCGGGGATGTCGGCGAGCACGCTGTCGCGTCTGGAGTCGGGCAAGCGTCAGGCGTCGCTGGCGCTGCTGCTCCCACTCACGCGGCAGCTCGGTCTGCGCATCGACGACCTGCTGCCCGCGACGCCGGCGGATCCCCGCATCCGTCGCCCGGTCGAGCGCCGCGACGGCATGGTGATCGCACCGCTGACGCTGGAGCATTCTCCGATCAAGACGTACAAGGTGACGTTTCCGCCGGCGGAGGAGGCTCCCGCCCCGCGCGTCCACGACGGATACGAGTGGGTGTTCGTGCTGAGTGGGCGCCTGCGCCTGGCTCTGGACGGTCACGAGCACCTCATCGAGCGTGGCGAGGCGGCCGAGTTCGACACCCGCACCCCCCACAGCCTGAGTGCGACGGCGGAGGGCCCGGTGGAGGTGGTGAGCATTTTCAGTGCGTCGGGGGAGCGGATCCATACGCGCGGTGTCGAGGCGCAGCCGGACGGCGGGGACTGA
- a CDS encoding FAD-dependent oxidoreductase, whose translation MSNIRDDAGDMTNEWDAVIIGGSVAGLSAAQMLGRSRRRTLVTDGGQPRNRFAAHMHGVLGHDGLDPAALLEKGRAEVRAYGVEIAEGTVTALTDEGDALRVTRADGSEDTARAVVIATGIRDALPDVPGLGEEWGRTVLHCPYCHGWEVAGGRLGVLATSPASLHQVELVRQLSDDVVAFTAEAEPLREEAVARLTARGIRIVPTPVRAVAPGTHGLTVETQDGDAHVVDAVFTGGDPVIDLAFADSLDLARVDQPGAPLAVDLRGATSHPRVFAAGNVTAPYANVPVSMGAGSMAGAGANAMLVTEEVDRAVAERTAQRNAEWEERYAAQDRFWSGRVNATVAEIVGSLEPGAALDVGSGEGGDVVWLAEHGWRATGVDVSATAVRRAAEFAAERGADVRFVHGDGAAAVEGRFDLVLASFLHSREADFPRIRMLRDAAERVAPGGRLLVVSHAAPPPWAAHESSDHHPGMRTPEEEWDLLELDPAAWHPEIVEIRRREATAPDGAPAHLDDGVLLVRRAVTG comes from the coding sequence ATGAGCAACATCCGTGACGACGCTGGAGACATGACGAACGAATGGGATGCCGTGATCATCGGCGGGAGCGTCGCGGGACTGAGCGCGGCGCAGATGCTCGGACGCTCACGGCGACGCACGCTCGTGACCGACGGCGGGCAGCCGCGAAACCGCTTCGCCGCGCACATGCACGGAGTGCTCGGCCACGACGGACTCGACCCCGCGGCGCTGCTCGAGAAAGGACGTGCCGAGGTCCGCGCCTACGGCGTGGAGATCGCCGAGGGCACCGTGACGGCACTGACCGATGAAGGCGACGCCCTGCGCGTGACGCGCGCCGACGGATCGGAGGACACCGCCCGCGCGGTCGTCATCGCCACCGGCATCCGCGACGCGCTGCCCGACGTGCCGGGGCTCGGCGAGGAGTGGGGGCGAACAGTCCTGCACTGCCCGTACTGCCACGGGTGGGAGGTCGCCGGCGGCCGCCTCGGCGTGCTTGCGACCTCGCCGGCGAGCCTGCATCAGGTCGAACTCGTGCGGCAGCTGTCCGACGACGTCGTCGCGTTCACCGCCGAGGCCGAGCCGCTCCGCGAGGAGGCCGTCGCGCGGCTCACCGCCCGCGGCATCCGCATCGTCCCCACTCCGGTGCGGGCGGTTGCGCCCGGCACCCACGGGCTGACCGTGGAGACACAGGACGGCGACGCGCACGTCGTCGACGCGGTCTTCACCGGCGGCGACCCGGTGATCGACCTCGCGTTCGCCGACAGCCTCGACCTCGCCCGCGTCGACCAGCCGGGCGCTCCCCTGGCGGTCGACCTCCGGGGTGCGACGAGCCATCCGCGGGTCTTCGCCGCCGGCAACGTCACCGCGCCCTACGCCAACGTGCCGGTGTCGATGGGAGCCGGGTCGATGGCGGGAGCCGGCGCGAACGCGATGCTCGTGACGGAGGAGGTCGACCGCGCCGTCGCCGAGCGCACCGCGCAGCGCAATGCGGAGTGGGAGGAGCGCTACGCCGCGCAGGATCGGTTCTGGTCGGGCCGCGTCAACGCGACGGTGGCCGAGATCGTGGGCTCTCTCGAGCCGGGGGCGGCGCTGGACGTCGGCTCGGGCGAGGGCGGCGACGTCGTGTGGCTGGCCGAGCACGGCTGGCGGGCCACGGGTGTGGACGTGTCAGCCACGGCCGTGCGCCGCGCGGCGGAGTTCGCTGCGGAACGCGGCGCGGACGTCCGCTTCGTCCACGGCGACGGCGCAGCCGCCGTCGAGGGTCGGTTCGACCTCGTGCTGGCGAGCTTCCTGCACTCGCGGGAGGCGGACTTTCCCCGCATCCGGATGCTGCGAGACGCCGCCGAGCGCGTCGCCCCGGGTGGGCGCCTCCTCGTCGTCTCCCATGCGGCGCCGCCGCCGTGGGCGGCGCACGAATCGTCCGACCACCACCCGGGTATGCGCACGCCCGAGGAGGAATGGGACCTGCTCGAACTAGACCCGGCGGCGTGGCATCCGGAAATCGTGGAGATACGCCGCCGCGAGGCGACCGCGCCGGACGGCGCTCCCGCGCACCTGGACGACGGCGTTCTGCTCGTGCGCCGCGCGGTGACCGGGTGA
- a CDS encoding isochorismatase family protein, with translation MTSASATALLVIDAQESFRQRADEWAETANPQVIANIDRLVEHARSVGDLVVWITHADPGSGGVFDPDSGLVRVISDLAPAPDELQLQKTTISAFASTDLEQQLRSAGVRRIVVCGIRTEQCCETTTRAASDLGFEVDFVTDATTTSAIAAGDTFGAVSGEDILRRTESVLAARGFASIRTTAQVVDGASIGV, from the coding sequence ATGACCTCCGCCTCCGCCACCGCCCTGCTCGTGATCGATGCGCAGGAGTCCTTCCGTCAGCGCGCCGACGAATGGGCGGAGACGGCTAACCCGCAGGTCATCGCCAACATCGACCGGCTCGTCGAGCACGCCCGCAGCGTGGGCGACCTCGTCGTGTGGATCACGCACGCCGACCCCGGGTCGGGCGGCGTCTTCGATCCGGATAGCGGCCTCGTCCGGGTGATCTCCGATTTGGCGCCGGCCCCCGACGAGCTCCAGCTGCAGAAGACCACGATCAGCGCGTTCGCGTCCACCGACCTGGAACAGCAACTGAGGAGCGCGGGCGTGCGGCGGATCGTGGTCTGCGGCATCCGCACCGAGCAGTGCTGCGAGACGACGACGCGGGCGGCGAGCGACCTGGGGTTCGAGGTCGATTTCGTCACGGACGCGACGACCACCTCCGCCATCGCGGCCGGCGACACGTTCGGAGCGGTGTCGGGCGAGGACATTCTGCGGCGCACCGAGAGCGTGCTCGCCGCGCGCGGGTTCGCGTCGATCCGCACGACCGCGCAGGTCGTGGACGGCGCCTCCATCGGCGTCTGA